A stretch of the Hippocampus zosterae strain Florida chromosome 16, ASM2543408v3, whole genome shotgun sequence genome encodes the following:
- the slc12a9 gene encoding solute carrier family 12 member 9 has protein sequence MSNERSPLITSGVCGLSMATCGTVVDTSPDCNSRTPSKEPRKLDTFFGVMVPTILSMFSIVLFLRTGFVVGHAGLLQGLLMVVVAYVIIMLTILSICAISTNGAIQGGGAYYMISRSLGPEFGGSIGLMFFLAKVFACGEYVLGLVEAILDVFGVDAETSVSEGVRVLPQGYWYTVLYSSVILLLCLVVCLVGAHIYSRMAFGILLLVTVSLLSVFISSVAVKPLDFIISHPGPGNQTLRYNASYTGFNVTTLKNNLGSGYSLDYSTNKVMSFATVFAVMFTSCTGIMAGANMSGDLETPSVSIPKGTIVAVIYTFIVYILFFLLVSATCDRTLLIQDYGFLQRINIWPPFVTIGIYCGALFAAMCSMIGASRILHALAVDQLFGLPLAPATITTSSGNPWMAVLYTWGLAQGVVFAGQLNAVASLVTVFYLLAYAAVDLACLALEWASAPNFRPTFQFFSWHTCLLGILSCLVMMFVINPVYSSGSIVLLLVLLFFLHYRSPTSSWGYISQALIFHQVRKYLLMLDVRKDHVKFWRPQVLLMVANPRSSCQLILFVNQLKKGGLYVLGHVQLGDLDSLPSDPVQQQYNFWLSLVDKLGVKAFVDLTLSPSVRQGTQHLLRITGLGGMKPNTLILGFYDSCTPEDFFLQDTAFCGASVGQGPEGEYNFGVDLPSLQAHFPPVRHVESPRWLSPEEYVGIIADAVKMNKNVCLGRYFFHLEGEGKQSKVDGSERTIDVWPLNLLQPGCRDYQDVCSLFLLQMACVLNMSSKWRHARMRIFLNVETESSDQGWVVDEETFRELLKKLRIRASIKIVPWDSVVQHHAQTDTEAGKEHGHALSDHFLSAVNSMLMEHSSQAAVRFLYLPRPPAHHSHSQTYLAQLEAVTNGLGPTLLIHGVTPVTYTDL, from the exons ATGTCAAACGAACGCAGCCCCCTCATCACTTCAGGGGTGTGCGGTCTGAGCATGGCGACCTGCGGCACCGTAGTGGACACGTCCCCTGACTGCAACTCTCGGACGCCGAGTAAAGAGCCCCGAAAGCTCGACACATTTTTCGGTGTGATGGTGCCGACCATTCTCTCCATGTTCAGCATCGTGTTGTTTCTGAGAACGG GTTTTGTTGTTGGCCACGCGGGGCTCCTGCAAGGCCTTCTGATGGTGGTGGTCGCCTATGTCATCATAATGCTTACCATCCTATCGATCTGCGCAATTTCTACCAACGGCGCCATACAGGGAGGCGGCGCTTATT ACATGATCAGTCGATCACTGGGCCCTGAGTTCGGAGGAAGTATTGGTTTAATGTTCTTCTTAGCCAAGGTGTTTGCGTGTGGGGAATACGTTCTTGGTCTTGTGGAAGCTATTCTTGATGTGTTTGGCGTGGATGCAg AAACATCTGTGTCCGAGGGCGTGCGCGTGCTCCCTCAAGGTTACTGGTACACTGTGCTCTACTCGTCGGTGATCCTCCTGCTGTGTCTGGTGGTGTGTCTGGTGGGCGCCCACATCTACTCCCGGATGGCCTTCGGCATCCTGCTGTTGGTCACCGTTTCGCTGCTGTCCGTCTTCATCAGTTCTGTGGCCGTCAAACCTTTGGATTTTATCATCAGTCACCCGGGTCCTGGCAATCAGACCCTGCGTTACAATGCCAGCTACACCGGCTTTAACGTGACCACACTGAAGAACAACCTGGGCT CTGGTTACTCACTGGACTACAGCACCAACAAAGTCATGTCATTTGCCACCGTGTTTGCCGTTATGTTCACCAGCTGCACTGGAATCATGGCTGGAGCCAACATGTCAG GGGACCTGGAAACACCAAGTGTGTCCATCCCCAAAGGAACCATCGTGGCCGTCATTTACACCTTCATCGTCTACATCCTATTCTTCCTCTTGGTCAGTGCCACTTGTGACAG AACTCTTTTGATTCAGGATTATGGTTTCCTCCAGCGAATTAACATCTGGCCACCGTTTGTGACCATTGGCATATACTGCGGTGCTCTGTTTGCCGCAATGTGCTCCATGATAGGAGCATCCCGTATCCTGCACGCTCTTGCTGTGGACCAACTCTTTG gTTTGCCATTAGCACCTGCGACGATCACTACAAGCTCGGGAAACCCGTGGATGGCAGTGCTTTATACGTGGGGGCTGGCACAG GGTGTGGTGTTTGCAGGCCAGCTCAATGCCGTCGCCAGCTTGGTGACCGTTTTCTACCTGCTTGCCTACGCAGCTGTTGACCTCGCTTGTTTGGCGCTTGAGTGGGCATCGGCCCCAAATTTCAG GCCAACCTTCCAGTTTTTCTCGTGGCACACATGTCTGCTCGGGATCCTGAGCTGCTTAGTCATGATGTTCGTCATCAACCCCGTCTACTCATCAGGCAGCATCGTCCTCCTGTTGGTTCTGCTGTTTTTCCTCCACTACCGCTCTCCCACCAGCAGTTGGGGCTACATCAGCCAGGCCCTCATCTTCCATCAG GTGCGCAAATATCTACTGATGCTGGATGTGAGGAAGGACCACGTGAAGTTCTGGAGGCCGCAGGTGTTGTTGATGGTGGCCAATCCGCGCTCTTCTTGCCAGCTCATCCTGTTTGTCAACCAGCTAAAAAAGGGAGGACTCTACGTGCTGGGCCACGTGCAGCTCGGAGATCTGG ATTCACTGCCGTCAGACCCCGTGCAGCAGCAATACAACTTCTGGCTAAGCTTAGTGGACAAGCTCGGGGTGAAGGCCTTCGTCGACCTGACGCTCTCGCCGTCTGTCCGACAAGGAACGCAGCATCTTCTACGCATCACGGGCCTCG GCGGCATGAAGCCCAACACTCTGATCTTGGGTTTCTATGACAGCTGCACCCCCGAGGACTTCTTCCTCCAAGATACCGCCTTCTGTGGCGCATCCGTAGGACAAGGCCCAGAAGGAGAGTATAATTTCGGGGTTGACCTGCCTTctttacaggcccatttccctCCCGTTCGACACGTCGAGAGCCCTCGCTGGCTCTCCCCCGAAGAGTACGTGGGGATCATCGCAGACGCCGTCAAAATGAACAAGAACGTGTGCCTCGGCCGCTATTTTTTCCACCTGGAGGGCGAAGGGAAGCAGAGCAAAGTGGACGGCTCGGAGCGGACCATCGACGTGTGGCCTCTCAACCTGCTGCAGCCGGGCTGTCGAGATTACCAGGACGTGTGCAGCCTCTTTTTGCTTCAGATGGCCTGCGTGCTCAACATGTCCAGCAAGTGGCGCCACGCCCGAATGAGGATCTTCCTCAACGTGGAGACGGAGTCCAGCGACCAGGGATGGGTGGTGGACGAGGAGACCTTTCGAGAGTTGCTCAAGAAGCTTCGCATCCGAGCGTCCATCAAGATCGTCCCGTGGGACTCGGTGGTGCAACACCACGCTCAGACGGATACCGAGGCCGGGAAGGAGCACGGCCACGCCCTCTCTGACCACTTCCTGTCTGCGGTGAACTCGATGTTGATGGAACACAGTTCTCAGGCTGCCGTTCGCTTCCTCTATTTGCCGCGGCCCCCCGCTCATCACAGCCATTCCCAGACGTACTTGGCCCAGCTGGAAGCAGTGACCAACGGTTTGGGTCCGACGCTCCTCATCCATGGCGTCACCCCGGTGACCTACACGGATCTTTAA